A region of Falsibacillus albus DNA encodes the following proteins:
- a CDS encoding CPBP family intramembrane glutamic endopeptidase: MKKEYAYILITYIVMQLSGIVGYPIVYKIGTAFFDVNDAAMKSLANAIWIVVSFTIALVIVLLILRKTEKHTKMDRAVPLSTGASILWAIGGVFLAFIAQSIAINIERMLGIPMGSENTKKIISIIEATPIVILVSSICGPILEEIIFRKIIFGSLYERFPFSVSALISSLIFALAHFEPIHIILYTAMGFTFAFLYVRTKRIIVPIFAHVTMNTVVVIAQSVFKDDIERLMHEADKMQGFIGGFFS; the protein is encoded by the coding sequence ATGCAATTATCGGGAATCGTTGGTTATCCTATAGTTTATAAAATCGGTACAGCCTTCTTCGATGTCAATGATGCGGCAATGAAATCGCTGGCCAATGCAATCTGGATCGTCGTCAGCTTTACGATCGCTTTAGTGATTGTGCTGCTCATCCTTCGAAAGACAGAAAAGCATACGAAAATGGATCGGGCCGTCCCCCTTTCCACAGGCGCTTCAATCCTATGGGCAATCGGCGGCGTATTCCTCGCCTTCATCGCCCAGTCGATCGCCATTAATATCGAAAGGATGCTCGGGATTCCGATGGGGTCGGAAAATACGAAAAAGATCATATCCATCATTGAAGCGACGCCGATTGTCATTTTGGTGAGCTCGATTTGCGGTCCGATCCTGGAAGAGATCATTTTCCGAAAGATCATTTTCGGCAGCCTGTATGAACGGTTTCCATTTTCCGTTTCCGCACTGATCAGCTCGTTGATTTTCGCTTTGGCCCACTTTGAACCGATTCATATTATTCTTTACACAGCGATGGGCTTTACTTTTGCTTTTCTTTACGTACGGACAAAACGGATCATTGTGCCGATCTTTGCACATGTCACGATGAATACCGTGGTCGTGATCGCGCAATCTGTTTTCAAGGACGATATTGAACGGTTGATGCATGAAGCAGATAAAATGCAAGGATTCATTGGAGGATTTTTTTCATGA
- a CDS encoding YdiK family protein yields the protein MRQSPMMYGLFYCLLGAFFTFFAIQNVNDHGWGFFAYVLILLATLDFGSGVRMISLHFRIKKKNRKK from the coding sequence ATGAGACAGTCACCTATGATGTACGGACTTTTTTATTGCTTATTGGGTGCTTTTTTCACCTTTTTCGCGATACAAAATGTCAATGACCATGGCTGGGGATTTTTCGCCTATGTGTTGATTTTACTGGCGACCTTGGATTTTGGCTCCGGAGTGCGGATGATTTCACTGCATTTCCGCATTAAGAAAAAGAATAGAAAAAAATAG
- the tatC gene encoding twin-arginine translocase subunit TatC, which translates to MSQQNDMTIFEHIGELRKRLIIVVVFFFVAVIISFFLSQPLIRFLQHADEASTLTMNAFRITDPFKVYMQMIFFLAIILTSPVILFQLWAFISPGLYERERKVTLSYIPVSVLLFLAGLSFSYFILFPYVIKFMMNLSGHLEIHQVIGINEYFQFLFQITIPFGFLFQLPVVTLFLTRLGIVTPMFLASIRKYAYFVLLVIAAFITPPDLASHMMVTVPLLILYEISIGISRIGYRKAMEAERMLEEQEHESNPL; encoded by the coding sequence ATGAGTCAACAAAATGACATGACGATATTCGAGCATATTGGTGAATTGAGAAAACGGCTGATTATCGTGGTCGTTTTCTTCTTCGTTGCGGTTATTATCAGCTTCTTTCTTTCACAGCCGTTGATACGATTCCTGCAGCACGCCGATGAAGCTTCAACACTGACCATGAATGCATTCCGGATTACGGATCCATTCAAAGTCTATATGCAAATGATTTTTTTCCTGGCTATCATACTTACTTCCCCGGTGATCCTGTTTCAGCTATGGGCATTCATCAGTCCCGGGCTCTATGAAAGGGAGCGGAAGGTGACGTTGAGCTACATCCCTGTCTCCGTGCTCTTGTTCTTGGCAGGGCTGTCGTTTTCCTATTTCATTTTATTTCCGTACGTGATCAAGTTCATGATGAACCTTTCGGGTCACTTGGAAATCCATCAGGTCATTGGGATCAATGAATATTTTCAGTTTTTATTTCAAATCACGATTCCGTTCGGATTCTTGTTCCAGCTTCCGGTCGTAACGCTTTTCCTGACAAGGCTCGGCATCGTGACGCCAATGTTTTTGGCAAGTATCCGGAAATACGCCTATTTTGTCCTGCTTGTCATCGCAGCCTTCATCACGCCGCCGGATCTTGCGTCGCATATGATGGTGACCGTGCCGCTGCTCATCCTTTATGAGATCAGCATCGGGATTTCCCGGATCGGCTACCGAAAAGCGATGGAAGCAGAACGAATGCTCGAAGAACAGGAGCATGAAAGCAATCCGTTATAA
- a CDS encoding twin-arginine translocase TatA/TatE family subunit: MAGVGSMIVIVFVALLIFGPKKLPELGKAAGNTLREFKNATKGLADDEDEPNKENAKQ, translated from the coding sequence ATGGCAGGTGTAGGTAGCATGATCGTGATCGTATTTGTAGCATTGCTGATTTTTGGCCCGAAGAAGTTGCCTGAATTGGGTAAAGCTGCTGGAAATACATTGCGCGAATTCAAGAACGCAACAAAAGGCTTAGCCGACGATGAAGACGAACCAAATAAAGAAAACGCTAAGCAATGA